The Nitrospirota bacterium genome has a window encoding:
- a CDS encoding c-type cytochrome — MKPRSMLPLLALVVSLTIPSWATERHRMQLLVPADKLSEARALTSPLPRSPETVSQGKAIYVGKGACFRCHGKEGDGKGPLAARLDPSPRNFQDQGFWIHRTEGELFWVIKNGSPDTGLVGYGDQLTDDEIWALIQYIRSFTGEHGPA; from the coding sequence ATGAAGCCTCGTAGTATGCTGCCGCTGTTGGCTCTTGTGGTTTCTCTTACCATTCCATCCTGGGCCACCGAACGGCACAGGATGCAGCTGTTAGTGCCGGCTGATAAACTGTCCGAGGCGCGCGCGCTCACGAGTCCATTGCCGAGGTCCCCTGAGACTGTTTCACAGGGTAAGGCGATCTACGTTGGCAAGGGTGCTTGCTTCAGGTGTCATGGGAAAGAGGGTGACGGTAAAGGACCGCTGGCAGCCCGATTGGATCCCTCACCGCGCAATTTCCAGGACCAGGGATTCTGGATCCATCGTACGGAAGGCGAACTCTTCTGGGTGATTAAGAACGGATCCCCCGATACCGGCCTAGTTGGATATGGAGATCAATTGACAGATGATGAGATCTGGGCCCTCATCCAGTACATCCGCAGCTTCACCGGTGAGCATGGGCCGGCATGA